A stretch of Malus sylvestris chromosome 11, drMalSylv7.2, whole genome shotgun sequence DNA encodes these proteins:
- the LOC126590243 gene encoding probable CoA ligase CCL7: METCKPTSTPSKPHTQLLVDEGTPVADPTHYKSIVGALQYLTLTRPDIGHSVNMVGDLGYIGEDGPLYVVDRIKELIKYKGFQKIPLTEEDAKSFIDSQVASFKRLRRVTFINSVSTSPSGKILRRELIEKVRSEI, translated from the exons ATGGAGACCTGTAAACCTACTTCTACACCATCTAAGCCACATACTCAATTACTTGTTGATGAAGGCACACCTGTTGCAGATCCAACTCACTACAAAAGCATTGTAGGAGCTCTACAATACCTTACCCTTACTAGACCTGACATAGGACACTCAGTTAATATGGTAG GAGATCTTGGATACATTGGTGAAGACGGACCACTTTACGTAGTTGATCGAATCAAAGAGCTCATTAAGTATAAAGGTTTCCAG AAAATTCCTCTAACTGAAGAAGATGCCAAGAGCTTTATTGATAGCCAG GTTGCATCTTTCAAACGACTACGAAGAGTAACCTTCATAAACAGTGTTTCCACGTCACCATCAGGCAAAATCCTCAGAAGAGAGCTCATTGAGAAAGTGCGGTCTGAAATATGA